The following are from one region of the Nicotiana tomentosiformis chromosome 7, ASM39032v3, whole genome shotgun sequence genome:
- the LOC104116951 gene encoding probable WRKY transcription factor 20 isoform X3 has translation MNLPFCKAEPSPTTGSFSKLQAVQGSGGNAAFLLTRGYSSGNTYSERKSSCFEFKFAGGSSSTSGSLAAEHVISTGLNQQPDEPLKEVQDQSHPQLVATSSLAKHEMASSKELSLSAPINVDDSSKEESLSAPMNVDAMNMRSQSNTSMQVSLVDHKDVSSVTAERSSDDGYNWRKYGQKLVKGSEFPRSYYKCTYPNCEVKKIFERSPEGQITEIVYKGSHDHPKPQLSRRFTPGALMSIQEDKFFVEDKFNTNAQTSKIEPISTPVSPQQVDADGPEGAVSQMQGTNDDMDEDDPFVKRRKMDGAVDITPVIKPIREPRVVVQTVSEVDILDDGYRWRKYGQKVVRGNPNPRSYYKCTNAGCPVRKHVERASHDPKAVITTYEGKHNHDVPAARSNNHEMAGSTPVTGGSRIRAEETYSINLDLGVGFGYGVENGNNRQLHTVHNQVQVSRSGMMVVQPAAIAARYGIVNGGMSRFGPIDNHVQGHGFETLPLQPSTQFPQNYGKILLGP, from the exons ATGAATCTTCCTTTTTGCAAG GCTGAGCCGTCTCCAACTACAGGTTCCTTCTCCAAGCTTCAAGCAGTGCAAGGCTCTGGTGGAAACGCTGCATTCTTATTGACAAGAGGTTATTCCAGTGGCAATACATACAGTGAAAGAAAATCCAGCTGCTTTGAGTTCAAATTTGCTGGTGGATCTAGTTCTACATCTGGATCATTAGCGGCGGAACATGTG ATTTCTACAGGTTTGAACCAACAACCAGATGAGCCATTAAAAGAAGTTCAAGACCAAAGTCATCCTCAATTGGTAGCTACTTCATCTCTAGCTAAGCATGAGATGGCATCATCAAAAGAACTGAGTTTATCTGCACCTATAAATGTTGATGATTCTTCAAAAGAAGAGAGTCTATCTGCACCTATGAATGTTGATGCCATGAATATGAGAAGTCAATCTAATACAAGCATGCAAGTTTCACTTGTTGATCATAAAGATGTATCATCAGTAACTGCTGAGAGATCATCAGATGATGGGTATAACTGGCGAAAGTATGGCCAGAAACTTGTAAAAGGAAGTGAATTTCCTAGGAGCTATTACAAATGTACATACCCAAACTGTGAAGTGAAAAAGATATTTGAGCGGTCACCTGAAGGACAAATAACAGAGATCGTTTATAAAGGTTCTCATGATCATCCTAAACCCCAACTGAGCCGTCGATTTACTCCTGGTGCTCTTATGTCCATCCAAGAAGATAAAT TCTTTGTTGAGGACAAGTTCAACACCAATGCCCAGACCAGTAAAATTGAGCCCATTAGTACTCCCGTATCACCTCAGCAAGTGGATGCTGATGGTCCTGAAGGGGCAGTTTCACAGATGCAGGGCACTAATGATGATATGGATGAGGATGATCCATTTGTGAAAAGAAG GAAAATGGATGGTGCAGTGGATATAACACCAGTGATTAAGCCAATCCGTGAACCACGCGTTGTTGTTCAAACTGTCAGTGAAGTTGATATATTAGATGATGGGTACCGGTGGCGCAAGTATGGACAGAAGGTGGTCCGAGGCAATCCTAATCCTAG GAGCTATTATAAGTGCACCAATGCTGGATGCCCTGTCAGGAAACATGTGGAGAGGGCTTCTCATGATCCCAAAGCTGTTATCACCACTTATGAAGGAAAACATAATCACGACGTACCTGCTGCAAGGTCTAATAACCATGAAATGGCAGGATCCACGCCTGTAACTGGCGGTTCAAGGATCAGGGCAGAAGAGACTTACTCTATTAATCTGGATCTAGGTGTTGGTTTTGGATATGGTGTGGAGAATGGGAACAATAGGCAACTTCACACCGTCCATAACCAAGTTCAAGTTTCACGTTCCGGTATGATGGTAGTGCAACCAGCTGCAATTGCAGCGCGCTATGGTATTGTAAATGGTGGCATGAGCCGGTTTGGACCTATAGATAATCATGTGCAAGGACATGGTTTTGAGACTTTGCCTTTACAACCTTCTACTCAATTTCCTCAAAACTATGGAAAGATACTCTTGGGCCCATGA
- the LOC117281656 gene encoding uncharacterized protein, whose amino-acid sequence MAEDSELWDVICDGAFVPMKTIGEPAVTVPKTRKEYNDVERKAIEKNFRTKKILLCGIGPDEYNKISAYQSAKEIWDSLQTAHEETTQVKQSKIDMLTTEYELFRIKDDESIKDMHTRFTSIINELYSL is encoded by the coding sequence atggctgaagattcagaGCTCTGGGATGTTATCTGTGATGGTGCCTTCGTCCCAATGAAAACCATTGGTGAACCAGCAGTGACAGTTCCCAAGACAAGGAAGGAGTACAATGATGTTGAGCGCAAAGCTATAGAGAAGAACTTCCGAACAAAAAAGATTCTCCTCTGTGGTATTGGACCTGATGAATACAACAAGATCTCTGCCTATCAATCAGCCAAGGAGATCTGGGACTCTCTCCAAACGGCACATGAAGAaacaactcaagtcaagcagtcGAAGATCGACATGCTAACcactgagtatgaactcttcagGATAAAGGATGATGAATCCATTAAGGATATGCACACTCGATTCACCTCTATCATCAACGAGCTCTACTCTCTATGA
- the LOC104116952 gene encoding scarecrow-like protein 21, translating to MRPSLNAKDINEFNRFYNQPVEDQESFSLPSINNPNSNQLLYADCGQQTQFSALKHNQYCYVESSTGNSNELVSDSPPVDTFFAGDNSMMHQGSDSCPSDMHHSPNDTYHSSGNSSCFTSDGTGLKHKLKELETAMLGPDSESLESYNTTPLAAANQISSESDKWVDMMEMMPNGDLKQVLIACAKAIADNNLVTAEWLMSELRTVVSVCGSPMQRLGAYMLEGLVARLASSGSSIYKALRCKEPTSVELMSYMHLLYEICPYFKFGYLSANGAIVDAVKEENTIHIIDFQIAQGSQWITLIHALAARPGGPPRIRITGIDDSTSAYARGGGIEIVGRRLSSIAASCNVPFEFHSVAASCSDVEIEHLKVRPGEPLAVNFALVLHHMPDESVGTKNHRDRLLRMVKSLSPKIVTLVEQESNTNTVQFFPRFLETLNYYLSIFESIDVALPRDHKQRINVEQHCLAREIVNIIACEGAERVERHELLERWRSRFLMAGFNPYPLSSSVNATIKTLLENYYQSYTLDERNGALYLGWMNRDLVASCAWK from the coding sequence ATGAGGCCTTCTCTAAACGCGAAGGATATCAATGAGTTTAACAGGTTCTATAACCAACCCGTAGAGGATCAAGAATCTTTTTCCCTGCCTTCCATTAACAACCCGAATAGCAACCAATTACTTTATGCTGATTGTGGTCAGCAGACACAATTCTCTGCCTTAAAACACAACCAATACTGCTATGTTGAATCATCCACTGGAAATTCTAATGAACTTGTCTCCGATTCTCCTCCTGTTGATACTTTCTTTGCTGGTGACAATTCCATGATGCACCAAGGTTCTGATTCATGTCCTTCGGACATGCATCATTCTCCTAATGACACGTACCACTCTTCAGGTAACAGTTCGTGCTTCACTAGTGATGGTACTGGCCTGAAGCACAAGCTAAAGGAACTCGAAACTGCAATGCTGGGGCCTGATTCAGAAAGCTTGGAGTCATATAATACTACTCCATTGGCTGCAGCCAATCAGATTTCGTCGGAGTCAGATAAATGGGTTGATATGATGGAGATGATGCCTAATGGAGATTTGAAACAAGTGCTTATTGCCTGTGCTAAAGCAATAGCAGATAATAATTTAGTAACAGCTGAATGGTTAATGTCAGAACTACGCACAGTGGTATCAGTTTGCGGTTCTCCAATGCAACGCTTAGGAGCGTATATGCTGGAAGGATTAGTTGCCAGATTGGCCTCCTCAGGAAGCTCCATCTACAAGGCCCTACGGTGCAAAGAGCCGACTAGCGTTGAGCTAATGTCATACATGCATTTGCTTTATGAAATCTGCCCATACTTCAAGTTTGGATATTTGTCGGCAAATGGTGCAATTGTTGATGCCGTGAAAGAAGAGAACACAATTCATATAATTGATTTTCAGATTGCTCAGGGTAGCCAGTGGATCACCCTAATCCATGCTCTTGCAGCCCGGCCCGGTGGACCCCCACGAATCCGCATTACAGGAATTGATGATTCCACGTCGGCTTATGCCAGAGGAGGAGGGATTGAAATTGTTGGTCGGAGGTTATCAAGCATTGCTGCATCTTGCAATGTACCTTTTGAATTTCATTCCGTGGCTGCTTCTTGCTCCGATGTTGAGATTGAGCACCTAAAGGTTCGGCCTGGCGAACCATTGGCCGTGAATTTTGCACTTGTCTTGCACCATATGCCTGATGAGAGTGTTGGCACTAAAAATCACAGAGACAGACTTCTGAGGATGGTTAAGAGCTTGTCTCCCAAGATTGTGACCTTAGTGGAGCAAGAGTCCAACACTAATACAGTACAGTTCTTTCCCAGGTTTTTGGAGACACTGAACTACTACCTATCTATATTTGAATCAATAGATGTTGCTCTACCTAGGGACCATAAGCAACGAATCAACGTTGAGCAGCATTGCCTGGCCCGGGAAATTGTGAACATAATAGCATGTGAAGGGGCAGAAAGAGTGGAGCGTCATGAGCTTCTTGAAAGGTGGAGGTCACGATTTCTTATGGCTGGGTTCAATCCATATCCATTAAGCTCCTCAGTAAATGCTACAATCAAGACCCTGCTGGAGAATTACTACCAAAGTTATACGCTTGATGAGAGAAATGGCGCTCTTTATCTTGGCTGGATGAATCGAGATTTAGTTGCCTCTTGTGCCTGGAAATAG
- the LOC138895589 gene encoding rRNA-processing protein EFG1-like, with protein sequence MKKKKDHERREPKKEKNPVLKEDNNDSSGEDADMAYLTKGFQKMVRRNGGIPKRGSSNKPKGYDLCHKCSKPGHFIKYYPLHKQDSYKHNTDKTVKMNSVPDKRFKRKETANNVVKQALAAWENSSSESGEDDEQGDTSMMAVESEAAEYDSIFALMAKSVDDEDDDDDDDDDDDDDDESSERNQPEIVYG encoded by the coding sequence atgaagaagaagaaggaccaTGAAAGAAGAGAGCCCAAAAAGGAGAAGAACCCGGTCCTCAAGGAAGACAATAACgattcaagtggtgaggatgctgaCATGGCCTACCTGACGAAGggatttcagaaaatggttcgtaggaatggaggcattccaaaaaggggAAGCTCCAACAAGCCAAAAGGCTATGACTTGTGTCATAAATGCAGTAAGCCAGGACACTTCATCAAATACTATCCTCTCCACAAGCAAGACTCGTACAAGCACAATACAGACAAAACCGTCAAGATGAACTCAGTTCCTGACAAAAGATTCAAGAGAAAAGAAACCGCTAACAATGTggtgaaacaagctcttgctgcatgggaAAATTCTTCCAGCGAATCTGGAGAAGATGATGAACAGGGTGATACCTCCATGATGGCAGTTGAAAGtgaagcagctgaatatgactctATATTTGCCCTGATGGCAAAATctgtcgatgatgaagatgatgatgatgatgatgatgatgatgatgatgatgatgatgagagcaGTGAAAGGAATCAGCCAGAAATAGTATATGGATAG